The Balneola sp. genomic interval CGTTTGCTGTGAAGGCGTTCCAGTAGGTGCACCATTTCGTGAATCACTACATATTCTAATAGCTCAGGTCTTTTCTTGGCGAGTTCTAAATTGAGCCAAATCCTGCGGGCTCTGATATTACAGGTGCCCCAGCGGGTTTTCATCTTTTTGACTCCAAATTCAGCAACCGCTACACCCATTTGTGGTTCCCAATTTTCGATCATTTGCGGGATGACTTTTTTAAGTTCCGACCGATACCACTCCTTTAAAACAGAAGCTCGTTTGGCTTTGTCAGATCCAGGGCGAATTTGAAGGATGAGGCTATCGTCTTCAATAAGTACCTGAGAAGCTTCCTCTTTCTCGAATACAGAAAGCTCATACTCTTTTCCCCATACAAGATGTTTTTCGCCGGAGACGTATTTTAGAGCAGGTCTTTTGGGCTTTGTTTTATAGTTAGCAAGGTGCTTTCGAATCCACGGCATTTTAGCCTCGATAAAGCGGACGACTTCATTGTCAGAGATTCGTCTGGGGACTGAAATTCGAACCTGCTTTTCTGCCGGATAAACCCGCAGATTTAGATTCTTGACGTTCTTTCGAAGCACATCAAC includes:
- a CDS encoding metal-dependent hydrolase, which produces MAGKKTYSKKQYQVAGLQVDVLRKNVKNLNLRVYPAEKQVRISVPRRISDNEVVRFIEAKMPWIRKHLANYKTKPKRPALKYVSGEKHLVWGKEYELSVFEKEEASQVLIEDDSLILQIRPGSDKAKRASVLKEWYRSELKKVIPQMIENWEPQMGVAVAEFGVKKMKTRWGTCNIRARRIWLNLELAKKRPELLEYVVIHEMVHLLERLHSKRFYGFMSKFLPEWKSLKDELNGKSSISDC